One Thermococcus sp. M39 genomic region harbors:
- a CDS encoding DUF365 domain-containing protein, whose product MEKEEKIIGAAFPVPKPLLKRILEEGKDVFVKPATLTRLKPGMKIIFYASREDQGFYGEADIESIELFENPIKILEKYKDRIFLTEKEFKEYIKTSERWRTRGKRPKPWMAVVLKNIKKYPKVVKPKRFIAVSGKYVKEREYEEILKRLK is encoded by the coding sequence ATGGAAAAGGAGGAAAAAATCATTGGAGCAGCTTTTCCTGTTCCAAAACCATTGCTAAAGAGAATCCTTGAAGAAGGAAAAGATGTTTTTGTAAAGCCAGCTACTCTTACACGACTCAAGCCCGGCATGAAAATAATATTCTATGCCTCAAGAGAAGACCAAGGATTTTATGGTGAAGCAGATATTGAAAGTATTGAGCTCTTTGAGAATCCAATAAAGATTTTAGAAAAGTACAAAGATAGAATTTTTCTAACTGAAAAAGAATTTAAGGAATATATTAAGACCTCTGAGAGATGGAGAACAAGAGGAAAAAGACCAAAACCATGGATGGCAGTAGTTCTAAAGAATATTAAAAAGTATCCAAAAGTTGTAAAACCAAAACGCTTCATTGCGGTTTCAGGGAAGTATGTAAAGGAAAGAGAATATGAAGAGATCCTCAAACGCTTGAAATAA
- a CDS encoding EVE domain-containing protein codes for MAYWLCITNRDNWEVIKKKNIWGVPKRHKNTIAKVKPGDKLVIYVKQERKDKQILEPKIVGIFEVVSEPYQDSTKIFKSPPHLNETYPLRVKVKPIKLGEIDFKSLIPKLQFITNKKKWSGHLMGKAMREIPEEDYKLIERLF; via the coding sequence ATGGCGTACTGGCTCTGTATTACGAATCGTGATAATTGGGAAGTTATTAAAAAGAAGAACATCTGGGGCGTGCCAAAAAGACACAAGAACACCATCGCCAAAGTTAAGCCAGGCGATAAGCTTGTCATTTACGTGAAGCAGGAAAGAAAGGATAAGCAAATTCTAGAGCCAAAGATTGTTGGGATTTTTGAAGTTGTGAGTGAGCCTTATCAGGATTCAACCAAGATTTTTAAGTCTCCACCACACTTAAATGAAACTTATCCCTTGAGAGTGAAAGTTAAACCAATAAAGCTTGGAGAAATTGACTTCAAATCATTAATTCCAAAGCTGCAATTTATCACAAATAAAAAGAAGTGGAGCGGGCATTTAATGGGTAAAGCAATGAGGGAAATTCCGGAGGAAGACTACAAGCTGATTGAACGCTTGTTCTGA
- a CDS encoding DUF5711 family protein, translated as MIRLWESKEDWKTEKAGREVRGVIPQTKKRTVSELFSIVLFIVLLFSSISSQIVLGENLLSPTFTYTTATPIQDIDMPSTGDFIVIGTSTSEKSEIYGLSLNGTLRWRYQISSWVSGISVSPDGRYIAVGSKGGLYILNRDGQLTNKLIPPEIAGSPENAFHAVTISPRSKYIATECNGVIILYNITGELLWDYPDIRGYVTEKGIAFSKSEKYIAVGFYELGVYLFDITGHLIWKVPIPQNVRVVKFINDDLVVVGTSTSNYSSGHIYVFNTTGNLVWDYKTQGGVSSISISNDGNYIAVGTEKSGLGIVYLFTKKGQLQWSYDTGNPVNDVAVSENGSLIVSGGGSGVYLFDIEGNVVDSYHLTFSVHSLAISPEMKHIAFGTSNKVYYVSLSKEVSYEKTKNTTANLSLDSGYLTVYSDPPKARVYIDGNYVGDTPLENYMLPTGQHSLKASKTGYHSYNTTVTINPNKTTVVNVQLNAQLATLIINSNPLGAGVYINGTYHGITPLTLNLTPGTYELKVVEEGYQNFTKIVTINPGEKTNITASLILIKPQTTIPSQTTSSTSSTTTITSESSGGRDSPALTQTAQTATGGGIPKTYLLTGLIVLGIIGAALKMRDKSKERQSAVEKPKPPLKKERAKLAKAPLQSSSKKPAPVPVPEKREKTESTTSSLIPGFPVELLSRYEPLKFLGEGGFAKVFKVKRKKDGKVVALKIPRIDERTSKTFIREVSTWLHLNHPNIVKLYDVDILPVPYLEMEYIEGAKVGDKVVRDLDKYPKPVDEKRALKLIKGIVEGLKYAHSKGIYHRDLKPLNILLKSDLTPKITDWGLAKIGTATSGRMSSAGYSPLYAAPEQLMPSKYGNTDARTDIWQLGVTFYELLTGRLPFEGYTYEEVFGKIVDENYKFIPPSKIDPELSKYDAIFEKLLAKKKEARYQSVDEFFKDLEKLSKAEKRKAELEKEVEELKKSLAKSMEALKQSKTADEVLKNRRMVVEALGKLALAYAELNRKAELLNALNDLKFYTVQNVTDLTNAISTVEALIKEDLPISEDFVERLKVLVHSIKRENGG; from the coding sequence ATGATCCGTCTCTGGGAATCCAAGGAAGATTGGAAAACAGAAAAAGCAGGCAGAGAAGTTCGGGGAGTAATTCCTCAAACAAAGAAGAGAACTGTCTCAGAACTATTCTCAATAGTTCTGTTCATAGTTTTGTTGTTCTCAAGTATCAGTTCTCAAATAGTCTTGGGGGAGAATTTACTGTCTCCTACCTTCACGTACACCACAGCCACTCCTATACAGGATATCGACATGCCATCTACGGGGGATTTCATAGTCATCGGAACATCAACATCTGAAAAAAGCGAGATATATGGACTTTCCCTAAACGGTACTCTCAGGTGGAGATATCAGATATCATCATGGGTATCTGGCATTTCAGTCTCCCCAGATGGCAGGTATATAGCAGTTGGGAGCAAAGGGGGTCTTTACATCCTGAACAGAGATGGCCAACTTACGAACAAATTAATACCTCCAGAGATTGCAGGCTCTCCAGAAAATGCTTTTCATGCAGTCACAATATCTCCAAGAAGCAAGTACATAGCGACTGAGTGCAATGGAGTTATAATCCTTTATAACATCACAGGCGAGTTACTATGGGACTATCCAGACATAAGAGGATACGTCACAGAAAAGGGAATAGCATTTTCAAAAAGCGAAAAATACATAGCGGTTGGTTTTTATGAACTGGGAGTTTATCTCTTTGACATCACAGGGCATCTTATCTGGAAAGTTCCTATTCCTCAGAATGTAAGGGTTGTCAAGTTCATAAACGATGATTTGGTTGTTGTTGGCACTTCCACATCCAATTATTCATCCGGTCACATTTACGTTTTCAATACTACCGGAAATCTCGTATGGGACTACAAAACTCAGGGGGGCGTTTCAAGCATTTCAATAAGTAATGATGGCAATTATATAGCTGTAGGAACTGAAAAGAGTGGCCTTGGTATTGTGTATCTATTCACAAAGAAGGGACAATTGCAGTGGAGTTACGATACTGGAAATCCTGTCAATGACGTCGCTGTTAGTGAAAATGGAAGTCTGATAGTCTCGGGAGGCGGAAGTGGAGTATATCTATTTGACATTGAAGGAAATGTTGTGGACTCATATCATCTCACCTTCTCTGTTCACAGCCTTGCGATATCCCCCGAAATGAAGCATATTGCCTTCGGAACTTCTAACAAAGTGTATTATGTATCCCTCTCAAAGGAGGTATCCTATGAGAAAACTAAAAACACAACTGCCAATCTGAGCTTGGATTCTGGTTATTTAACTGTGTACTCTGATCCTCCAAAAGCCAGAGTATACATTGACGGGAACTACGTAGGTGATACCCCATTAGAAAACTATATGCTCCCAACTGGCCAGCACTCTTTAAAGGCATCCAAAACAGGTTATCACAGTTATAACACAACAGTAACTATCAATCCAAATAAAACTACAGTAGTTAATGTCCAACTCAATGCTCAGCTAGCGACTCTTATTATTAACTCTAATCCTCTTGGAGCGGGAGTTTACATTAACGGAACTTATCATGGAATAACCCCATTAACACTTAACCTCACTCCTGGAACTTATGAATTGAAGGTCGTTGAGGAGGGATATCAGAACTTCACGAAGATTGTAACTATTAACCCTGGTGAGAAGACAAATATCACAGCAAGTCTAATCCTGATAAAACCGCAAACCACTATCCCATCTCAAACAACCAGTTCCACTTCATCCACTACAACAATCACAAGTGAGAGTTCAGGAGGGAGAGACTCGCCAGCTCTAACCCAAACTGCTCAGACAGCAACAGGGGGAGGAATTCCCAAAACCTACCTCCTTACTGGGCTCATAGTTCTAGGCATCATTGGCGCTGCCTTGAAGATGAGGGATAAATCAAAGGAGAGACAATCAGCTGTAGAAAAACCCAAACCCCCACTCAAAAAAGAGAGAGCAAAACTGGCGAAAGCTCCATTGCAATCCTCCTCGAAGAAACCAGCTCCGGTACCAGTCCCAGAAAAGAGGGAGAAAACGGAAAGCACTACAAGTTCACTAATCCCAGGATTTCCTGTAGAACTTCTCTCCCGCTACGAACCCCTCAAGTTCCTCGGCGAGGGAGGTTTTGCAAAGGTCTTCAAGGTCAAGCGCAAGAAGGACGGAAAAGTGGTTGCACTCAAGATACCGAGGATAGACGAGAGGACGAGCAAGACCTTCATCCGTGAGGTCTCAACATGGCTTCACCTCAATCATCCAAACATAGTGAAGCTTTACGACGTAGACATTCTGCCAGTTCCATACCTTGAGATGGAGTACATCGAGGGAGCAAAGGTAGGGGATAAGGTCGTCAGAGACCTTGACAAGTACCCGAAGCCTGTTGATGAGAAAAGGGCCTTAAAATTAATCAAGGGTATAGTCGAGGGGCTGAAGTACGCCCACAGCAAGGGCATCTACCACCGCGACCTGAAACCTTTGAACATCCTCCTGAAATCCGACTTAACGCCCAAGATTACCGACTGGGGACTGGCAAAGATTGGAACGGCAACTTCTGGGAGAATGAGCTCTGCTGGCTACTCACCATTGTATGCGGCACCAGAACAACTGATGCCAAGCAAGTATGGTAATACTGATGCAAGAACTGACATCTGGCAGTTAGGAGTTACCTTCTACGAGCTCCTCACCGGCAGGTTGCCCTTCGAGGGCTATACCTACGAGGAGGTCTTCGGCAAAATAGTAGATGAGAACTACAAGTTCATTCCACCCTCAAAAATAGATCCAGAGCTTTCAAAATACGATGCAATTTTTGAGAAGCTCTTAGCCAAGAAGAAGGAAGCTAGATACCAGTCGGTTGATGAGTTTTTCAAGGACTTGGAAAAGCTCAGCAAAGCAGAGAAGAGAAAAGCAGAGCTTGAAAAAGAGGTTGAAGAACTGAAGAAATCCTTAGCAAAGAGTATGGAAGCACTAAAACAAAGTAAGACTGCTGATGAAGTCCTAAAGAACAGGCGAATGGTCGTCGAAGCTTTAGGAAAGTTAGCTTTAGCCTATGCTGAGCTCAACAGAAAGGCGGAGCTCCTCAACGCGCTCAACGACCTGAAGTTCTACACGGTGCAAAACGTCACGGACTTAACGAACGCGATAAGCACGGTTGAGGCGCTGATTAAGGAGGACTTACCTATTAGTGAAGATTTCGTAGAAAGGCTCAAGGTTCTGGTGCACAGCATTAAGAGGGAAAATGGCGGGTGA
- a CDS encoding protein phosphatase 2C domain-containing protein produces the protein MKNAVFLFIFLFLTGLVAGGVVPINGTLVITSEPVNAPIYINGTLKGRTSLNITLNPGVYIINVTNGKAWNATTVTLTPGEKKEVVLSLPKSEESEMSLLPILGLFLLAGVGAGVYIYRSRQSKESSTEVRKTDSFIEVKAERAFGISHIGNRENNEDNLLILKLPDAYLLAVADGLGGHNAGEVASQISVDTLKEIFEREDTKEMSEEEVKALLGKAHELAHKKIKKNAIGEREGMGTTLVTAFIRNGKAIIANTGDSRAYLIRGGKIVSRTKDHSFVQQLLDKGEITEEEAKRHPMRNIITKALGIDFGVDFYEWELERGDVLLLSTDGLHDYVDDSRIAEIVSQGKSAEEIVRKLIEDALPVTKDNVTVVVWKG, from the coding sequence ATGAAAAACGCTGTTTTCTTGTTTATTTTTTTATTTTTAACCGGTCTTGTTGCAGGGGGAGTTGTTCCCATTAATGGTACTTTAGTAATAACATCTGAGCCTGTTAATGCCCCCATTTACATAAACGGCACACTTAAAGGCAGAACTTCTCTCAACATAACGCTCAACCCAGGAGTTTATATTATCAACGTCACCAATGGAAAAGCGTGGAATGCAACAACAGTAACGCTAACTCCTGGAGAGAAAAAAGAAGTTGTCCTAAGCCTGCCAAAGTCAGAAGAGTCAGAAATGTCACTTTTGCCCATTCTCGGGCTTTTCCTGCTTGCTGGAGTTGGAGCTGGTGTCTATATTTATCGCTCTCGTCAGTCAAAGGAATCTTCAACTGAGGTCAGAAAAACTGACTCTTTCATCGAGGTAAAAGCTGAAAGGGCCTTTGGAATTTCCCACATCGGCAACAGGGAGAACAATGAGGACAATCTCCTCATCCTCAAACTTCCTGATGCATATCTATTAGCGGTTGCCGATGGGCTGGGCGGACACAACGCCGGCGAAGTTGCTTCACAAATATCTGTTGATACACTCAAGGAGATCTTTGAGCGGGAAGACACTAAGGAAATGAGCGAGGAAGAAGTTAAGGCGCTCTTAGGAAAGGCCCATGAGCTTGCCCACAAGAAGATTAAAAAGAACGCCATTGGTGAGAGAGAGGGAATGGGAACAACATTAGTTACGGCATTTATCAGAAACGGAAAAGCGATTATAGCAAACACCGGCGACAGCAGGGCTTACCTCATAAGGGGCGGAAAAATTGTTTCAAGAACTAAAGATCACTCCTTTGTCCAACAACTTCTTGATAAGGGGGAGATAACGGAGGAAGAAGCTAAAAGGCACCCAATGAGAAATATTATCACTAAAGCCTTGGGTATTGACTTCGGCGTTGATTTCTACGAGTGGGAGCTTGAGAGGGGTGATGTTTTGTTGCTGAGCACTGACGGACTGCACGACTACGTTGATGACAGCAGAATTGCAGAGATTGTATCGCAAGGAAAGAGTGCGGAAGAGATTGTTAGAAAGCTGATTGAAGATGCCCTGCCAGTGACGAAGGACAATGTGACCGTAGTGGTGTGGAAAGGATAG
- a CDS encoding serine/threonine-protein kinase: protein MKRRHVKSIVLLIIFGFLICTTPLNAAIGGTTKIEVNVNIFPTVLEPGEAATLTVTVKEVGDDDANDVVVTPTVEGYSNIVVSPPSASVSKIPEGEQRTFKFKIFVPNNEEEGSKSIQVKVEYTDPGVVSDKRSSITKYVSFTVKKPTTYSGYSSSGYSSASSSSDSFFVVVILMVGIGAGIGLYLRNKNRTKKQTPHTKKSISRAKELFPSELLKKYEPLEFIGEGGFAKVFKAKRKSDGKIVAVKIPRIDEKTSKVFLREVGTWLHLDHPNIVKLYEADILPIPHLEMEYVEGINLNGKTIRSLEEYPKPVDEELALRFVKGVTQAVKYAHSQNVLHRDIKPLNILLKHNFTPKLTDWGLSKIGVTTSSKTATGYTPLYAAPEQLLPSHYGHTDHRTDLYQVGAVLYELLTGQPPYEGHSQAELIGKITDPNYLPKKPSEFNPELYIFDQFFEKALAKRKEDRFQSADELLKALEELEKVVRKRKELKKTVAELKKDLNRSKLELKKSRSAEEAKLKTLEILDLYQKLAMLYCELNSQSELLELLGSLKYYVKSEELKKDVEAAREYLKYYINEDIPIGNEFAQRLNELISHIKMEVKEDNA from the coding sequence ATGAAGAGGAGACATGTAAAGTCTATTGTTCTTTTAATTATTTTTGGTTTTTTAATATGTACAACTCCATTGAATGCTGCTATTGGTGGAACTACAAAAATTGAAGTCAATGTGAATATCTTCCCTACAGTACTGGAACCTGGGGAAGCAGCCACATTAACAGTTACTGTTAAAGAAGTGGGAGATGATGATGCCAATGATGTTGTAGTAACACCCACAGTTGAAGGGTACAGCAATATTGTTGTCTCACCACCTTCTGCATCAGTATCTAAAATTCCAGAGGGTGAGCAGAGAACATTTAAGTTCAAAATTTTTGTTCCAAACAACGAAGAAGAGGGGTCTAAATCAATCCAAGTTAAGGTAGAGTACACAGATCCCGGGGTCGTAAGTGATAAAAGAAGTTCCATAACAAAATATGTTAGCTTCACTGTCAAAAAGCCAACAACATACAGTGGATATTCTAGTAGTGGATATTCTAGCGCATCCTCAAGTTCAGATAGCTTTTTTGTGGTAGTAATACTCATGGTTGGAATTGGAGCAGGAATAGGGCTATATCTTAGAAACAAAAACCGAACCAAAAAACAAACGCCACATACAAAAAAGTCCATCTCAAGAGCAAAAGAACTCTTTCCCTCGGAACTTCTCAAAAAATATGAGCCTTTAGAGTTTATCGGTGAAGGTGGTTTTGCTAAAGTTTTCAAGGCCAAGCGCAAGAGTGATGGCAAGATTGTAGCCGTAAAAATCCCGCGCATTGATGAAAAGACCAGTAAGGTCTTCCTCAGAGAAGTTGGCACGTGGCTTCATCTGGATCATCCAAACATCGTGAAACTCTATGAAGCTGATATTCTCCCAATCCCGCACTTAGAAATGGAGTATGTTGAAGGGATTAACCTGAATGGAAAAACAATCCGTTCTTTGGAAGAATATCCCAAGCCTGTTGATGAAGAGCTTGCACTTAGGTTTGTCAAAGGAGTTACTCAAGCTGTCAAATACGCCCACTCCCAAAATGTTCTGCACAGGGACATTAAACCCCTAAACATCTTGCTTAAGCATAATTTTACTCCGAAGCTTACAGATTGGGGATTATCAAAGATAGGCGTCACAACATCTTCGAAGACTGCTACAGGGTACACTCCTCTCTATGCTGCTCCTGAGCAGTTACTGCCAAGCCACTACGGACATACAGATCATAGAACCGATCTCTATCAAGTTGGGGCGGTTCTTTACGAGCTTCTCACTGGGCAACCCCCATATGAAGGTCACTCCCAAGCAGAGTTGATAGGAAAAATAACCGATCCGAACTATTTACCAAAGAAGCCAAGCGAATTCAATCCAGAACTTTACATCTTTGATCAGTTCTTTGAAAAGGCATTGGCAAAGAGAAAAGAAGACCGCTTCCAAAGTGCTGATGAGCTTCTGAAAGCCTTAGAAGAGCTCGAAAAGGTTGTTAGAAAGAGAAAGGAGCTCAAAAAGACAGTAGCAGAGTTAAAGAAAGACCTCAACAGAAGCAAGCTGGAGCTTAAGAAGAGCAGAAGCGCTGAAGAGGCAAAACTCAAAACGCTTGAGATCCTTGATCTTTACCAAAAGCTTGCTATGCTCTACTGTGAGCTTAATTCACAATCAGAGTTATTGGAGCTTCTTGGAAGCCTGAAGTATTATGTAAAGAGCGAAGAACTCAAGAAGGACGTTGAAGCTGCTAGAGAATACTTGAAATACTACATCAACGAGGACATTCCAATTGGCAATGAATTTGCACAGAGACTCAATGAGTTAATTTCCCACATAAAAATGGAAGTAAAGGAGGACAATGCATGA
- a CDS encoding 26S protease regulatory subunit codes for MPVDLSGPLLNEFEKTKREFDKAVAKGDMETARKKALKCATLLKELAKHVSYNSDFYLKKAKKWEQTAKKIEKGEFGKKAVVSAEGRKTKAEEEKEQDQFREYVKGLIAKSSVTWNDIGGLNDVKVLLMETVVIAALQKPESIQPWKGILLFGPPGTGKTLLASAAAGSLHATFFNVKASNVLSKYFGESSKIITALYEVARERAPSIVFIDEIDALTTKRSNETSEASRRMLSTLLTELDGFQDKKSDLLVLTLAATNTPWDLDEAVLSRFPRRIYVPLPDKKATKEIIKINTRGLDISKLDLDAIAEESVRRFYSGRDIRNLCQQAIWNMIREENKDLYKLASLPFEELRKRALRTRPLEMRDFEEAFKKIKSPLTRKEIERYEKWAEEFGG; via the coding sequence ATGCCCGTTGATTTATCTGGTCCTTTATTGAACGAGTTTGAGAAAACGAAGAGGGAGTTTGATAAAGCTGTTGCTAAAGGAGATATGGAAACCGCAAGGAAGAAGGCCTTAAAGTGTGCCACCCTTTTGAAAGAGCTCGCAAAACATGTATCCTACAACAGCGACTTCTACCTGAAAAAAGCGAAGAAATGGGAACAAACTGCCAAGAAGATTGAAAAAGGTGAATTCGGCAAAAAAGCCGTCGTAAGTGCTGAGGGCAGAAAAACGAAAGCCGAAGAAGAGAAAGAGCAAGACCAGTTCAGGGAATACGTGAAGGGCCTCATAGCCAAGTCAAGCGTGACGTGGAACGACATTGGAGGTCTTAACGATGTAAAAGTCCTGCTCATGGAGACCGTCGTCATTGCTGCTCTTCAAAAGCCCGAGTCAATCCAACCGTGGAAGGGCATACTCCTCTTCGGACCTCCTGGAACAGGTAAAACTTTACTCGCTTCAGCTGCTGCTGGAAGTTTGCACGCCACGTTCTTTAACGTCAAGGCATCAAATGTCCTCAGCAAGTACTTCGGAGAGTCGAGCAAAATCATAACGGCCCTCTATGAAGTGGCAAGGGAGAGGGCGCCGTCAATAGTTTTCATTGATGAAATAGATGCCCTAACCACCAAGCGTTCCAATGAAACAAGCGAAGCTTCAAGGAGGATGCTTTCTACCCTTCTGACTGAACTCGATGGCTTTCAAGATAAGAAGAGCGACTTGCTTGTTTTAACGTTAGCGGCAACAAATACTCCATGGGACTTGGATGAGGCAGTTCTCTCGCGTTTTCCACGGAGGATTTATGTTCCGCTACCTGATAAAAAGGCTACAAAGGAAATAATCAAAATTAACACGCGTGGATTGGATATCTCAAAACTTGATTTAGACGCGATAGCCGAGGAAAGCGTTAGGAGGTTTTATTCTGGTAGAGACATCAGAAACCTCTGCCAGCAAGCGATTTGGAACATGATACGGGAGGAGAACAAAGATTTGTACAAGCTCGCTTCGCTTCCATTTGAAGAACTCAGAAAGCGTGCTTTAAGGACGAGACCGCTTGAGATGAGGGACTTTGAGGAGGCGTTTAAGAAGATTAAGTCTCCACTGACTAGGAAGGAAATTGAAAGGTATGAAAAGTGGGCGGAGGAGTTTGGAGGGTGA